The proteins below are encoded in one region of Lactuca sativa cultivar Salinas chromosome 3, Lsat_Salinas_v11, whole genome shotgun sequence:
- the LOC111884393 gene encoding protein COFACTOR ASSEMBLY OF COMPLEX C SUBUNIT B CCB3, chloroplastic isoform X1 gives MAASCSIQSKCYAAPLHLISTSGGSNLFVPKSVCPTKRKPNQQVQRYRACCLLEVAVPSIDIPLSASINLTDPIRDASDLIPEYMQRLVLMDLDPGTAKLAIPILGPLLSAFSFLFIVRIVMSWYPKLPVEKFPYVVAYAPTEPILTVTRKVIPPLGGVDVTPVVWFGLISFLNEILVGPQGLLVLLSQQV, from the exons atggctgcatcttgttCAATTCAGAGCAAAT GTTATGCAGCACCACTACACCTAATTTCGACCTCAGGCGGATCAAATTTATTCGTTCCT AAATCCGTATGCCCAACAAAAAGAAAACCAAATCAGCAAGTCCAAAGATATCGAGCATGTTGCCTTTTAGAAGTTGCAGTTCCTAGCATTGATATTCCCTTATCAGCTTCAATCAACTTGACAGATCCCAT AAGAGATGCATCGGACTTGATACCAGAGTACATGCAAAGGTTGGTTTTAATGGATCTGGATCCGGGAACAGCTAAGTTGGCAATACCCATATTGGGGCCTTTACTATCAGCATTTTCATTCCTGTTCATTGTAAGAATTGTCATGTCATGGTATCCAAAGCTTCCTGTTGAGAAATTCCCGTATGTAGTAGCATACGCCCCTACAGAGCCGATTTTGACAGTCACACGCAAGGTGATTCCTCCCCTTGGTGGAGTTGATGTAACTCCCGTGGTTTGGTTTGGATTGATCAGTTTCCTTAATGAAATATTAGTTGGCCCTCAGGGCCTCCTTGTCCTCCTATCTCAACAGGTTTAG
- the LOC111884393 gene encoding protein COFACTOR ASSEMBLY OF COMPLEX C SUBUNIT B CCB3, chloroplastic isoform X2: MAASCSIQSKCYAAPLHLISTSGGSNLFVPKSVCPTKRKPNQQVQRYRACCLLEVAVPSIDIPLSASINLTDPIDASDLIPEYMQRLVLMDLDPGTAKLAIPILGPLLSAFSFLFIVRIVMSWYPKLPVEKFPYVVAYAPTEPILTVTRKVIPPLGGVDVTPVVWFGLISFLNEILVGPQGLLVLLSQQV; the protein is encoded by the exons atggctgcatcttgttCAATTCAGAGCAAAT GTTATGCAGCACCACTACACCTAATTTCGACCTCAGGCGGATCAAATTTATTCGTTCCT AAATCCGTATGCCCAACAAAAAGAAAACCAAATCAGCAAGTCCAAAGATATCGAGCATGTTGCCTTTTAGAAGTTGCAGTTCCTAGCATTGATATTCCCTTATCAGCTTCAATCAACTTGACAGATCCCAT AGATGCATCGGACTTGATACCAGAGTACATGCAAAGGTTGGTTTTAATGGATCTGGATCCGGGAACAGCTAAGTTGGCAATACCCATATTGGGGCCTTTACTATCAGCATTTTCATTCCTGTTCATTGTAAGAATTGTCATGTCATGGTATCCAAAGCTTCCTGTTGAGAAATTCCCGTATGTAGTAGCATACGCCCCTACAGAGCCGATTTTGACAGTCACACGCAAGGTGATTCCTCCCCTTGGTGGAGTTGATGTAACTCCCGTGGTTTGGTTTGGATTGATCAGTTTCCTTAATGAAATATTAGTTGGCCCTCAGGGCCTCCTTGTCCTCCTATCTCAACAGGTTTAG